ATGCAACTGGCCGACCTCGGCGCCGAGGTCTGGAAAATCGAGCAGGTGGCCGCCAACGAGGACAACCGCGGCGGCGGGCCGATTGTGGAGGGCATCAACACCTACTTTTTCAGCGTCAACCGCGGCAAGCAAAGCCTCGCCCTCGACCTGCGCAGCCCCGAGGGCAAGGAGATCGTCTACGGCCTGGCGCCGCAGGTCGACGTGCTCACCGAGAACTTCCGCCCCGGCACGATGGAGCGGCTGGGCTTCGGCTACGAGCGCATGGCCGCGCTGAACCCGCGCCTGATCTACGCGTCAACGTCCGGCTTCGGCCAGACCGGCCCCTACCGCGACCGCGGCGCCGTGGACGTGATCGTGCAGGGCATGGGCGGCGTGATGAGCATCACCGGCCACCCGGATGGACCCATCGCCCGGCCCGGCTACTCGATCGGCGACATGGCCGGCGGCCTGTTCACGGCGATCGGCGTGCTCTCGGCGCTGGTAGAACGCGACCGCTCCGGCAAGGGCCAGCGCATCGACGTGGCGATGCTCGACGCTCAGGTTGCGCTGCTGGAGAACGCGATCATCCGCTACTGCGCCACGGGCGAGGTGCCGGGCCGCATCGGCACGCGCCACCCGTTGACGACGCCCTTTCAGGCATTCGAGACGAGCGACGGCGG
This genomic window from Dehalococcoidia bacterium contains:
- a CDS encoding CaiB/BaiF CoA-transferase family protein produces the protein MPGPLDGIIVLDFTWHLAGPYGVMQLADLGAEVWKIEQVAANEDNRGGGPIVEGINTYFFSVNRGKQSLALDLRSPEGKEIVYGLAPQVDVLTENFRPGTMERLGFGYERMAALNPRLIYASTSGFGQTGPYRDRGAVDVIVQGMGGVMSITGHPDGPIARPGYSIGDMAGGLFTAIGVLSALVERDRSGKGQRIDVAMLDAQVALLENAIIRYCATGEVPGRIGTRHPLTTPFQAFETSDGGWFVLAGVKDWELFCATIGRDDLILDERFKTNRLRTKNHAALEPILIEVFKQKPRDEWLALLAPVCLVGPVNGVDQVVADPQVQARQMVVELPAWNGARLSVSNTPVKLSRTPGGPHTGADAPGGHTAQILRERLGYTDEQIAALAEKGVIAAPRLPAAAD